In the Telopea speciosissima isolate NSW1024214 ecotype Mountain lineage chromosome 2, Tspe_v1, whole genome shotgun sequence genome, one interval contains:
- the LOC122652921 gene encoding uncharacterized protein LOC122652921: protein MAEVSNIRLPQEEDDGEVVEEVEISESSSVPFWLNRNFDDEDFYPSDSFSPQLSDFISSDHSLRSHIFSDDRDIDEIHDHEPCLYFADVDGSYTDSVTDVNYFNNEDQVNFIMDLCQRRVEQSHVADNNNSYATNSFSENLVIESGFGVVEAGNRELNTDYVELGLGWGFTAHGEGEDENEGFMIDECGGEFFVSNRGSVSESGESSTPHAAEPFVEGLRPIEIESDSDEEEGGGLEVDVHSGDDDELDRVPDDLGLPLCWDCLRLEDRREANEDFEWEEVDEGVDEREVLSMVIDVDEERSVLTDVRTREEELREGREENIRNLEWEVLLAVNNLERNTELDHEIESYHDTESFLADDYIYPAEYEMLFGQFTGTESALRGSPPAAKSVVENLPSIFLTQDDVKNNNVLCAVCKDDISTEEEAKRLPCSHHYHGDCIIPWLNIRNTCPVCRFELPTDDPDHERRRTRRAGLVDSQVRRGIENFSEQ, encoded by the coding sequence ATGGCGGAGGTTTCAAACATTCGCCTCCCCcaggaagaagacgatggagAAGTAGTAGAGGAAGTAGAAATCTCAGAATCCTCTTCCGTTCCTTTCTGGTTGAACAGAAATTTCGATGATGAAGACTTCTACCCCTCTGATTCATTCTCTCCACAGCTCTCTGATTTCATATCCTCAGATCACTCCCTCCGTTCTCACATTTTCTCCGATGATCGAGACATCGACGAGATTCATGACCACGAACCCTGCCTTTATTTTGCAGATGTTGATGGTTCCTACACTGATTCCGTCACCGACGTCAATTACTTCAACAACGAAGATCAGGTGAATTTCATCATGGATTTGTGTCAACGACGCGTAGAGCAATCGCATGTTGCTGATAATAACAATAGTTATGCAACTAATTCGTTCTCTGAAAATCTAGTAATCGAATCGGGTTTTGGGGTTGTTGAGGCTGGGAATCGTGAATTGAACACCGATTACGTGGAGCTAGGATTAGGTTGGGGTTTCACTGCACATGGCGAGGGGGAGGATGAAAATGAAGGCTTTATGATTGACGAGTGCGGGGGCGAGTTCTTTGTGAGCAATCGGGGTTCTGTCTCTGAATCGGGCGAGTCTTCCACTCCTCATGCTGCGGAACCGTTTGTGGAAGGTCTCCGACCGATTGAGATTGAATCCGATTCGGAtgaggaggagggaggaggtTTGGAGGTTGATGTGCATTCCGGTGATGACGACGAGCTCGATCGGGTACCGGACGATCTGGGTCTTCCTCTTTGCTGGGATTGTCTCCGTTTGGAGGATCGGAGGGAGGCAAACGAGGATTTTGAGTGGGAGGAAGTCGACGAGGGGGTCGATGAGAGGGAGGTTCTGAGCATGGTTATTGATGTCGATGAGGAGCGATCGGTTTTGACGGATGTCCGaaccagagaagaagaattaagagAAGGCAGGGAAGAAAACATTAGAAATCTGGAGTGGGAAGTTCTTTTGGCCGTCAACAATCTGGAGAGGAACACAGAATTGGATCATGAGATTGAATCCTATCATGATACTGAATCCTTTCTTGCTGATGATTATATTTACCCTGCTGAGTATGAGATGCTTTTTGGGCAGTTCACAGGGACCGAAAGTGCACTGAGAGGGAGTCCTCCAGCTGCCAAATCAGTTGTTGAGAATCTACCATCCATATTCTTAACCCAAGATGATGTAAAGAACAACAATGTCCTATGTGCTGTTTGTAAGGACGATATCTCCACAGAGGAAGAAGCCAAACGGCTTCCTTGTTCCCACCATTACCATGGGGATTGCATTATTCCATGGCTCAACATCCGGAACACGTGCCCTGTTTGCCGGTTTGAGTTACCTACGGATGATCCTGACCATGAACGGAGGAGAACCCGAAGGGCTGGTCTGGTGGATTCTCAGGTCAGGCGTGGTATTGAAAATTTTTCTGAGCAGTAG